The genome window CGTCCATTACACAGAAAACCTACATCGTCCCCCCCGCCAGCCAGCTCGGCCCTATAGATGACGGACAACGGGAAAAGCTTATTAAGTCCTCGGCGCTTTTCGGCCATTACGAAAAGATGGTGGACCGGGAATCGGCCTACGAGCTGCTCAAGGCTAAGGCCGGAACAATCGGCCCAGGCCGCACCGGTTAATGTTCCCAAGACAACAGCCCGAACGGCCGCCCCACGGCAGCGCCAGAGCGTGGCCGAGGCCATGGTAAAAAGCGCGGCCCGGGCCGCAGCCAGCCAGGCCGGCCGCACCATAATCCGGGGAGTGCTGGGATCGATCTTCGGGGAAAGAAGGGGTCTATTTTAATCGAAAGAATTCCTCGAAGCTCGCTTCGGGGTTACCCCAAAGGGAAAGTATGAAAACCGCAGGTTTTCATACAG of candidate division TA06 bacterium contains these proteins:
- a CDS encoding DUF853 family protein, producing the protein MAEAMVKSAARAAASQAGRTIIRGVLGSIFGERRGLF